The Lonchura striata isolate bLonStr1 chromosome 8, bLonStr1.mat, whole genome shotgun sequence genomic interval gcacgcacacacacacaggacaCATGCAGGGTTCTCCCCAGAAAAGCACAGAAGTGGTGGTTCACATCTATCTGAGAGAGTAGTGTTGGCAAGCCAAAACGTGGCACCTTCATACGGCATATTCCTAACCTGGAGGGAAAACCCCCAGGACTTCAGCCTGGGAAAACCTGACCACTGATTATTCCTGATCTGCTGCACTTCCAACTGAGGCTTTAAGGGCAAGTTCTTGAGATGTGGGGAATGAAACCGAGCTACTGAATCCAAAGGGGAAGGTTGGAATGATCAGTGTCCTGTTCCAGTGACAACACTGCATGTGGGTAATTAAAGAGGTGAATAATTAGTGCACTCACTTAAGAATACAGCAACTGCTTTGCCTTTTTCTCAAGATCTGTCAGAActtgaaaacataaataaataaagtccAATTTAACCAGATGGGATCAGCAGAGGGCTCTTTCCTGGCTTGAGATGGGGACACTCTGTGGTGCAGATGATATCACAGCACAGTGTCTGACTTTTTTTGGTACAAAGTGTGCTATtaggctttaaaaaataataattctagAAATCCTTACACTTTCCATCTGATTACTGTCTGTTGTTACTTTAGAACAGGTTGACCTGGGCAATCATTACAGCATTAAATATTCAAGTCACTTTGCACGTGAGCGCTGTGAGTTTTACagtgatgaggatgaggagctgtAGTCCCAGCACATCACACAGTGCAGCAAAAACATGGTTTTGGAATAAACACCTTCCCCTCCTGTTGTGGAGAATGCTTATGAGACCTTATCttagataaatatttaaaaatggatAAACCTCTGTAAATATATAATTTGACGCCTTGTGTATTAttaaaatttctgattttacaCTTTAGCCATCATGAAGATTTAGCTAGAGGGTAAGAAAAAGTTCATGTTTAGAGGTTTTAGTCTTCAAAATTGGACTGGGCATTTTCTTCCAATTTACCTTTATAAGTGGTTTACTAGATGTCaacatataaaattatatattcttTCCTGTAAAAATTTTATTCAGAGCAAGTCAGATGAATCTCAATGAAATGAGGATGGAGAAACAATCTGAaattcttcctctctcttccctGCATGACTTTTTTTAATAGGCAAACTCAAACCCTTACGCAAAGATGTTTATAAATTAGGTGAGATCTCCTCCCATTCCCCACTGTAAAACCAAAAtcttccccccaaaaaaaagaaatacagcatATTATCACTATTACAGTAAACTCAATGCAATAACTCAGGGAACATTTAGAGTGTGCACTACTGCAGACTTTTCCTCCCAATTGTAAACAAAGCTATCAAACACTGAGGATGTTGATATTAAAGCTAAGGTTCATATAGTAAAGAACTGGCCCATGACAAGCAGTTTACAAATGTTTCATCCTTTTCACATTATGCAGAATTTCAATACCATCCACATTATGCAGAATTTCAATACCATCCACAATGCTAGTACAATAACTGAAATGCAAGACTGAGCAAGTCTCTGCTTGCAGATACCATCTGACATTTCAGGGAACTACTCCTGGATGTGTGCACAGCATCCCCAGGTTGTTTGTGGGAGCCATGCACGTACGCCAAGATGGGAAAAATCCCCTCAAAGTTTTTACCATTCACATGCCTTTTTCAAATAAGCGAAAATATTCTGTTACTTAAATATGAAAGCTCGCAATAGCCACCTTCAATTGAGTCTTAAAAAGACATGCCTTTCTTTTCTAACAAAACTAAATCCCATGTGGCTGTGGGCATCTTAAAATGTATCTAAAAAGTTAAGCCACAATTACCTGTACCTCATTAATTcatcaaaagcaaaatatatatGTACCACACAACATACAAAAGTTACACATTAAAAGTGCATATTCAAAATCCATTTGGCCCATTTCCTCAATTTGCATTTGGTCATTCTATGCATCCTTGACTTTTCTATGCAGCCATACATTGGGATATATTTATTCCATATACAACACTATTCCTTTTCACATTGATCTCTTTTACCTCTCGTTCAGTTCTGCATTAAATGTAAACTAATAATGGACCATAAAGAAACACAAGCCAAAGGtttattctgtgtttctctTCACCGCTTGGACAGCtttgacacacacacacaataaGCATTACAAACTgtaatgaaaatacatttttgggCCAAACCATTGCATATTTGCCCccacaatgaaaaataaattatgttcaAAGCAGTATATTGCCATAAATAGCCTGTGAGCATTTGCTGAAGGTAAACAGGCTCTCCCTATATTTAGCACTTGCCTAGGGTACACGATGTGCCTCTGGTTCAAGTGTTTTTAATGAGAGCCAAAACCTTCCAGTTAGCACAGGACCAAACTataatccttttcttttttcttctgaaaataatgGAAGATCCCTTTCAAAAATTAATCTTCAGTTATCAACTTTACTGCATTATGGAGCTAGTGCAATCCTGCAGAGCCTAGTCAAAAAGACAAggcacattaaaaaataataataaaaaaatcaagatacATTAGACTATATGGACTAGAGAGTCATTGAAGATAATTTAAGGCCTTTCAGTGAATTAGAGTAATCAGTCTAATTTAAAGCTGAGGATTAAACCATAAATTATCcatctgaaaagcaaacaataGGCTTTTTCAGCTTCTGTTCTGTGGACAAGGATAACAAAAACTCTTGTTATGGTTTGTGAAAACACCTCTGGACAAGGAGGAGTGGAGTCAGTCCAATCTCTCTAGAGTCCATGGAAGATTTCAGGACTGTTTTAGCCGTTTGCGTGGAATGCCAAACTGTGGACACTGTGCAGACGCCAGAGCGCGAAAGGCCTCGGCTACTAAGTGAGGGTGGGAGTGGATCATAGACTTCCAGCCTGCAGTTTCCATTATGTCTGTTGCTTGGCTGAAAACAGAAGCATTAACAACAGTCACACCATTTTACAAACCAAATGCACAGTGGAGAAGAGCAGGCAAGGCAGAAGTGCAGTCAAATATTGTGGGACAGACTGGATGCCAGGGAGGGTGCCAACAGAGAGAAGCAACAATTTGCAATTTGGGTATAGAACTATAATCAGATGTGGGACAAAAGGTACTTGTTCTGCTCTACTCAGTACCAGCCAGACCTCAGCTAGAGGTGTCAGAATAACCACCTTGAAATTGCTCATGAGAAACAATAAAGAGGGAAACTAGAAGAAAATGAGGTATAGTGCAGAGACAAAAAGCAAGGGAAGACATGATAATCTCATTACATAAAAGGACATGCTCAATTtggggagagagaaggatgACAAGATGAATCAGCTGAAACTGCCTCAAAAATGATGTAGCTCATCTCCTAGAAAGAGCCATGAAGGCAGATTAGCTGGCAGGCTCCAGACCCCTTCACTGGGAGCCTGCAGTCTAAGTACCAGTGGAGCATATTGAGAATATTcactttttttaatgcagatgATGGGCCACATTCAAAATAGCTTTCAATGGCCACTGTTGATTTTTAACTAACACAAAAGCAACAACAGAGTTCAGCAAGTATCACACTGACAACCCAGGAGATAAAAAACTATGTATTTACTCAGTGTGTGTATTTACTTTTTGgtgaaataatagaaaaaaagcaaaaaattcaCTTTGCACATGAAGAATATTATATTGGCTGGGTTGCATGTAACACTGACACAGGATAAATTTGTAATTTAGAACTAATATGCATCAATCCCAAGTTCCCATTGCTCTGCATTTTCAAAAGCTTATAGTGAACACCCTCATGCTGTTTCAGGAATATTATCAAGCATGAAGTTATCAGCTGACCTCTACACCACATGATCTCTAATCTTTGGGTAATTTCTAATGCAAATCTTTAATCTGCTACTGCAAGTCAGTGAAGGGAAGAGCCTTGAGAAACAATACTGAAGTTCAGACTCCCTGGTGCCCAGAGCCAGCAAATTAAGCCAGTCCCTCTCATATTATTTCCCTGAATTACTGTAGATGTTTCAGCTGGAGCAAAGATAACCAGCATGTTAACTAGCAAGACAGAAATCAGCTCAGGTACTTCCAAATCATTGAGAAGAAATGTATCAAGTAGTTACATAGTTATGATTCTGACTTATCTCTATTACTGGTATTTTACTATTTACCTTTAAACACCCACTTGTTTTCCACATCATGCTCAATCACTACGCCTGTGAAACCTTTTTTGTTTCAAGGAGAAGCAATAATTTGAACTAAGTGGTACAACACAGCCTTTAAGTTCTCTGGAGATTCTGATGGTAATAAATAAGTGCTCCACTGCCCTTACACTGTTGGAGCCTACCACCAGCTATTCTGCAGCTGGCTGTCTTCCACTCTGTGATTCACTTGAGCTGCTGCAATCAGTGCCAGGGCCTGAGCCACACAGCCCCAACCTATTTCCAGTGTAGGCAGGAGCCTCAGAGTCAGAGGGACCTGACTGACGAGTTGTATGGCCACCAGAGCTCTTGTGCTGGCATGTGGGAAGGTGCACAAACAAGTCCCCAAAGGCAAAGACAGCAACTGCCCTCCTTTCTGTGGAAATACTGCAGGCTCAGACTGACCCAAGCAagtctcaaaaccacactggGACTATCACTCCTCCAGGCACAAACCTGGATACCCATGAGAATGGTTTTCTCTATAAAGGCTGCTTCCATCACCTCACAGCACTATGCCCCTGGGAGAGGGAATGAAACCAGCTATTGTTAGGATCTCACACTGGAGAGCAGCTAACATTCCCTGTCACTTAAGGGGAGAGTCACAATCATAACTGGGGTAGCATCTGCTGAATCCTGCTTTACTTACAGTCAGTGACAGGCCTCAGTAGTGTGGAAATGAAGCAACAGTTCTTAAGATCTGCAGTCTACTTAGCAGTGTTTGTACAGAACATCGTGGGGCAGGGAAACTTACTTGCTATTCCAGTTTTTCCCATCTTTACACCCAAGTTGTCTAAGAACACTGCACCTGCAAGAGAGAAGTGTGCTATTATTGAAAAAGTACACCAAACATAAACACAAATATATTTAGAGTCTCACAAGTATTACTTGCCTGTTAATAAAGTCTATTGCTTGTGCTTTTAGCTGTTCAGCGCTGTGCAAATCTGCGAGGATAAGAATGTCAGCAACATTTTCTACCGAGAGGTTACTACAGAGTGCTTCCTCACACATCACCTTCAGCCGTTCCAGTGCATactgcagagagagaaaaactgcACTAATCATTCCTCAACTCATTATTCCTTCCCTCCTCATCTCTACGGTTCTTAACACACTTCCAGCCAGGCTTGGTGCCTCCCCAGTTTAACATCAAACTGCTGCCCCACAGGTACTGCACAGCACAATGGGCTGCACTGAACAGTTCTCAAATGTAACCCAGGCATCAGGCTTGGCAAAAACTAATTAGAGACCTTGCTGACAGTTTTtttcaaacaacaaaaataacccATTCAAAAGTTTTCATTTCAATTCTTCTTGGTAAGGGAGGAAGAGCAAGGAGCCAAATCAGCACTGAACAGGTTCACATCTCTAACTGCGGGGGAAGAAATGATACAATGGAGTTTTTTCAGCTACattgtttaaaacaaatttaactTTATCCCCAATCCATCTCAGAATTTCCTAATTTCCCTCATACCTTTGATACAGCCTACAGGAAATTTGATGGGAAAAAAACTGCATTCCTATATTATATTTTGCATTAATAAACTGTGCTTTTTTGAAGGATGTCACATCTGaacaggttttatttttattttctggtattGCAGACAATCATATATATCAACCTCATAATACCCAACCTTATAAAATCAACCTTATAACAGTCTCTACATTTATCAATTATGTCCTAAATCAAGGCCAGCATGCAAAAAAATTCTTACTTGCTGAGCTGCTGTAAATCCCTTCATCTCAAAAATCACAATAGAAAAAAGTATTAGAAAGAGCAACAATTTTAAGAGTAGACAGGTTCCAACAAAGAGATGAAAGATTCTAACTACTCAATTTGTAAGGAAGATAATCcaatttctaaaaaaatttaTACTAAATAAATACCTGAAAcacttctctttaaaaaaagatttatcAGCCTTCTACTGCTAAAAAAGTTTCTGCTATCCTTCTTCATTTCTGATGAGAACTGCTTCTTCATGTTTTAAAAACGCAAAATATATATCAAACAATCTgaaagtaagattttttttttttaatcagcattCCCCAAGCAAACACCAGATTTGAGAAGTTTGGAGTCAATTACTTACTTTGTCTGCAGCTGCCAACAAATTGTCAGCCATTTTTTCAAGGTTTGGTGCTTTTCCTGTGTAAATGAATCTCatcatttctttaaaaacttcAGGGTCTACATCATTTATTTCTACACGATTCTGGTAAAGAAGAAGAATCAATAAAAGTCTTTGCAATTTAGCTACAATTTCAAAGTGAATATTAAATATCATCAGCATGCATGCTACAAGTTTTCATTCACCATCCACCATACAAAATCCTTACAAATTTAAGGTAACATTCAACAATGTTAAGGAGAAAGCAATCAAAAAAGCTCCTAAAACTTAGGTAGAAATCAGCTGGGAAAGTTCCAGCAATACAAagtaattgtaatttttttcctagaaatgcATAACTCTGGACTCTATCACACAGACTGTACATAAAAATCAAGACAGTTTcaggaatattaaaaaatgcTTCTGAGATTCCAACACAAAGACAATGTGTTTGGAATATCAGAGGTCAGAGCAGCAGACAGAGCAAATTGAGCCATTCTTGGCTCAACTTAAACTTAGGTTTAAGTTTTGAGAATCCAAAAATCAAACACATTGAactgacatcacacagctgaAAATTGCCATAATACAACAGTGGCATTGCAAGCTTGACCAACCCTATAACAGCATCCCCTATAAACAACTAATGAAGTGGGAAATGATGCCAAAGATGTAGAAGCAAACACCAGACTTTTGAAAGGAGTGTAAAAATCCCAGGCACAGGAGATGTGCATGGTCTGGTTTCCTATCAGTGTCCAGGAGGAGGGCTGCACAGGAGATCCACTGCTGATGAAGGCAAAGGCCTGGCATGGCACATTACTCAAGTTATGACATGTTTGGGCCTCTTTCAGTCCAGGAACCTAAATAAAATGCTCCCAATACTCCACTTCACCTGTGACAGTTTCCCAACTGGAGAGGTATTGGGAAGTAAAGTGACCCTCAGCTGTACCACAGCACCACGTTCACCCAATGTGTTTGTGCACACAAGTGGCATCTTGCAGTTTTCAAAACCAAATTATGATCATCTATCATAACACTTCTGTGAGGTGATCAGTTCCTCACCTTTTAATGGATTCTGCCTATAACCAACCCACTTTTGATAATTcttcaagaaagacacaaacaGCTCCTTGCTGTGGGAGACATCAAGTGCATAAAAGCAGAAGCCAGCACTTTGCTGATTAAGAAACCATCCATCCAAAACACTTACACAGGTCAAGTGCCTGCAGAAGCTGTGAATGAAAAGGTGTTCCACTGCCTGAGGGCTTAATTCCAGTCATAATCTACCTCTTGTTCCTTGGTTACCATAAAAAACACTTCAATACTCTACAGCAAAACCTTAGGCAAGTCAATCAGCCGATAGGAAGAGACAAACTGAGGCACAAAGGGACAGAGATTACCAGGTCAATTACACCAATAGCTAATGTTTAAAAAGATTATTACCTAGGGCAGATACAAGTGCCTGAAAAAATCCAAATCATCCAGCACCTCTCCACTCTTTCTATACAAGTTCCCTCAGCACtcaccaggggaggttcaggaaCTGTCCTTCATGCACCATAAGAACCATCATCCTCCTCAATCTGCTCTGCCTCAAGTTTTCCACAATGTTTTCCTCTTTCACAAGGTACAAATATTGACATGCAACATTTTCAGTGAAACTTACCTTTTTGCTTTCCTCCATTTCATGTTCAAACATTGCATTAAAAACTGGAGATCGTGCTGTATCAAGAAAAGTAAATATTGAATATAATCAAATTTTAAACTTATAGTgatttaaattacaaaataataacaatacaAAAGTAGAAAGTACCTGCAAGGACAGATTTATGAGCTTTGAATTCTTGTCCTCCTACATAAAAACTGCAATCTGTAAATCTTGTTGTTTCCCAGAGATTCCCTAAATCTTCTGCTAGTCGACATTCAGGTACCTTCAAAGTGTTTGTATTAGACTGTCCTGATATATTTACTGAGTCTTGGACCACGCTTACCTAACAGAAAATCACAGCAAGACAACTCCTTCATAACTGAATGCCAACAATAATTAATTCACAGTACCTATTGCTAGAATTACAACAatttcaaa includes:
- the SPOPL gene encoding speckle-type POZ protein-like isoform X1, with protein sequence MSSVPTPPPPGEMSSGPVAESWCYTQVKVVKFSYMWTINNFSFCREEMGEVLKSSTFSSGPNDKMKWCLRVNPKGLDDESKDYLSLYLLLVSCPKSEVRAKFKFSLLNAKREETKAMESQRAYRFVQGKDWGFKKFIRRDFLLDEANGLLPDDKLTLFCEVSVVQDSVNISGQSNTNTLKVPECRLAEDLGNLWETTRFTDCSFYVGGQEFKAHKSVLAARSPVFNAMFEHEMEESKKNRVEINDVDPEVFKEMMRFIYTGKAPNLEKMADNLLAAADKYALERLKVMCEEALCSNLSVENVADILILADLHSAEQLKAQAIDFINRCSVLRQLGCKDGKNWNSNQATDIMETAGWKSMIHSHPHLVAEAFRALASAQCPQFGIPRKRLKQS
- the SPOPL gene encoding speckle-type POZ protein-like isoform X2 gives rise to the protein MSSVPTPPPPGEMSSGPVAESWCYTQVKVVKFSYMWTINNFSFCREEMGEVLKSSTFSSGPNDKMKWCLRVNPKGLDDESKDYLSLYLLLVSCPKSEVRAKFKFSLLNAKREETKAMESQRAYRFVQGKDWGFKKFIRRDFLLDEANGLLPDDKLTLFCEVSVVQDSVNISGQSNTNTLKVPECRLAEDLGNLWETTRFTDCSFYVGGQEFKAHKSVLAARSPVFNAMFEHEMEESKKNRVEINDVDPEVFKEMMRFIYTGKAPNLEKMADNLLAAADKYALERLKVMCEEALCSNLSVENVADILILADLHSAEQLKAQAIDFINRCSVLRQLGCKDGKNWNSKIACPALC